A region of Plantactinospora sp. BC1 DNA encodes the following proteins:
- a CDS encoding alpha/beta fold hydrolase has product MTGADPAAGDLRVALGGGTGRPLLLLLHGMGATGDVWRGWAGLLADRWPGRWLAPDLPGHGGSAPLDRYSFDSLAAGLAGLLSSGDRVVVLGHSLGGAVGLALAGRGSDGPAGSGSGWAVEAVLGLGVKVGWTADELGRTAALADRPVAWYDSRAEAARRHLRVSGLVGLVEPDDPVVDGGIVPTGDGRWRLAMDPRAFGVGAPAMAGLLAAVSAPVLLARGEHDPMVGDDELARFGVPTRTLSGLGHNAHVEDPARVLALFDGLTAIRS; this is encoded by the coding sequence ATGACGGGTGCGGATCCGGCGGCCGGGGACCTGCGGGTGGCGCTCGGCGGCGGCACCGGGCGGCCGCTGCTGCTGTTGCTGCACGGGATGGGCGCCACCGGTGACGTGTGGCGGGGCTGGGCGGGGCTGCTCGCCGACCGCTGGCCGGGACGCTGGCTGGCACCGGACCTGCCCGGACACGGCGGCTCCGCGCCACTCGACCGGTACTCCTTCGACTCGCTGGCGGCCGGCCTGGCCGGACTGCTCTCGTCCGGTGACCGGGTGGTGGTGCTCGGGCACTCGCTGGGCGGTGCGGTCGGGCTGGCCCTGGCGGGGCGCGGATCGGACGGTCCGGCCGGTAGCGGGTCCGGCTGGGCGGTCGAGGCGGTTCTCGGGCTGGGTGTGAAGGTCGGCTGGACCGCCGACGAGCTGGGCAGAACCGCCGCGCTCGCCGACCGCCCGGTCGCCTGGTACGACTCCCGGGCCGAGGCGGCGCGGCGCCATCTGCGGGTCTCCGGCCTGGTCGGGCTCGTCGAACCGGACGATCCGGTCGTCGACGGCGGAATCGTCCCGACCGGGGACGGCCGCTGGCGGCTGGCGATGGATCCGCGCGCGTTCGGCGTCGGGGCTCCGGCGATGGCCGGGCTGCTGGCGGCGGTCTCCGCCCCGGTGCTGCTGGCCCGGGGCGAGCACGACCCGATGGTCGGTGACGACGAGTTGGCCCGGTTCGGTGTGCCGACGCGTACGTTGTCCGGTCTGGGGCACAACGCCCACGTCGAGGACCCGGCCCGGGTGCTGGCGCTGTTCGACGGGTTGACCGCCATCCGGTCGTGA